AAAATTATTTTCTCTATTTCCAAGTATTTATTAATATTTTTGTGTTTATAAAATATTAGAGCTTTATTATTCTCCTCAATGCTCTGGATATCTCCTCGGATGGCTCCCTGAAGGGCTCCGCATCCCCCTCCTCATCCCACTTTATACCGGGGCATGAGATGGATGCGAGTATGAAATCCTCCCCCACTATGAAGGGATACCTCCTGCAAGTATCGGGCCTGTATTCGTATGCTATGCACCTATCATCCTTGAGGAAGATGCATTCACCGTTCTCCTTCAGCTTCATCCTGTACTTAGCTCCAGTTAAGTATAGCTCCAGCTCACTGGCTTCCTCATAGAAATCGGAGAATCCCGCTTCTGATAATCTTTCAATATCTCTATCGTAGAGTACCACTATCCTATCCCTGCAGCACTGAGCGCAGAGCTTGCATGAGAAGCCAGGCATCCTCTCCACTCTTATGAAGTCGGATATCACGAACATCTGATAACTGGAGATTACTGCCTTATTACATATGATGCGAAGGGGTCATTAACCCCTCCGTCCTTATGTCGCGATGAGACGCTCACTACTGCTGATACTGCTCTTCCCCCTCCTGCTCGCTAGTTGCTATCAGGACTCATACTATCAGGGACTTGGGGGAATGAGGGGAGGGGCTAAAGTGCTGCTGTTCAAGCAGGGGCTTCCCGGGGATCCAGTAGCTATAGTGCCCGTGGGGAGCCTCA
The sequence above is drawn from the Candidatus Korarchaeum cryptofilum OPF8 genome and encodes:
- a CDS encoding YkgJ family cysteine cluster protein — encoded protein: MFVISDFIRVERMPGFSCKLCAQCCRDRIVVLYDRDIERLSEAGFSDFYEEASELELYLTGAKYRMKLKENGECIFLKDDRCIAYEYRPDTCRRYPFIVGEDFILASISCPGIKWDEEGDAEPFREPSEEISRALRRIIKL